The Toxorhynchites rutilus septentrionalis strain SRP chromosome 3, ASM2978413v1, whole genome shotgun sequence genome includes a region encoding these proteins:
- the LOC129778355 gene encoding tropomyosin-1 isoform X2: MDAIKKKMQAMKLEKDNAQDKADTCENQAKEANLRADKIMEEVAELTKRLSQVTTDHETFKSTLEQANKDLEEKEKLLTSTEANVAALTRKVQQVEEDLEKSEERSGAALSKLLEATQSADENNRMCKVLENRSQQDEERMDQLSNQLKEARLLAEDADGKSDEVSRKLAFVEDELEVAEDRVKSGEAKIMELEEELKVVGNSLKSLEVSEDKANQRVEEFKRQLKTLTIKLKEAETRAENAEKNVKKLQKEVDRLEDELGVNKDRYKSLADEMDSTFAELAGY; encoded by the exons ATGGACGCGATCAAGAAGAAGATGCAGGCGATGAAGCTTGAGAAGGACAATGCTCAGGACAAGGCCGACACCTGCGAAAACCAGGCCAAGGAGGCCAACCTCCGCGCCGACAAGATCATGGAGGAGGTCGCTGAGCTGACCAAGCGTCTCTCCCAGGTCACCACCGATCACGAAACCTTCAAGTCCACCCTGGAGCAGGCCAACAAGGATCTCGAGGAGAAGGAAAAACTGCTGACCTCCACCGAGGCCAACGTTGCTGCTCTTACCCGCAAGGTCCAGCAGGTTGAGGAAGATCTGGAGAAGTCCGAGGAGCGCTCCGGTGCTGCTCTGTCCAAGCTGCTGGAGGCCACCCAGTCCGCTGATGAGAACAACCG TATGTGCAAGGTGTTGGAGAACCGTTCCCAGCAGGACGAGGAACGTATGGATCAGTTGAGCAACCAGCTGAAGGAAGCCCGTCTGCTCGCTGAAGACGCTGACGGTAAGTCCGATGAAGTGTCCCGCAAGCTGGCCTTCGTTGAAGACGAATTGGAAGTCGCTGAGGACCGTGTGAAGTCCGGAGAAGCCAAGATCATGGAGTTGGAAGAAGAATTGAAG GTCGTTGGTAACTCGCTCAAATCCCTGGAAGTCTCCGAGGATAAGGCCAACCAGAGAGTCGAAGAATTCAAGCGTCAGCTGAAGACCCTCACCATCAAGCTGAAGGAGGCTGAAACTCGTGCCGAGAACGCCGAGAAGAACGTCAAGAAGCTCCAGAAGGAAGTCGACAGACTAGAAG ACGAATTGGGCGTCAACAAGGACAGATACAAGTCCCTGGCCGACGAGATGGATTCCACCTTCGCCGAGTTGGCCGGATActag
- the LOC129778355 gene encoding tropomyosin-2 isoform X1, with protein sequence MDAIKKKMQAMKLEKDNAQDKADTCENQAKEANLRADKIMEEVAELTKRLSQVTTDHETFKSTLEQANKDLEEKEKLLTSTEANVAALTRKVQQVEEDLEKSEERSGAALSKLLEATQSADENNRMCKVLENRSQQDEERMDQLSNQLKEARLLAEDADGKSDEVSRKLAFVEDELEVAEDRVKSGEAKIMELEEELKVVGNSLKSLEVSEDKANQRVEEFKRQLKTLTIKLKEAETRAENAEKNVKKLQKEVDRLEDKLMNEKEKYKAICDDLDSTFAELTGY encoded by the exons ATGGACGCGATCAAGAAGAAGATGCAGGCGATGAAGCTTGAGAAGGACAATGCTCAGGACAAGGCCGACACCTGCGAAAACCAGGCCAAGGAGGCCAACCTCCGCGCCGACAAGATCATGGAGGAGGTCGCTGAGCTGACCAAGCGTCTCTCCCAGGTCACCACCGATCACGAAACCTTCAAGTCCACCCTGGAGCAGGCCAACAAGGATCTCGAGGAGAAGGAAAAACTGCTGACCTCCACCGAGGCCAACGTTGCTGCTCTTACCCGCAAGGTCCAGCAGGTTGAGGAAGATCTGGAGAAGTCCGAGGAGCGCTCCGGTGCTGCTCTGTCCAAGCTGCTGGAGGCCACCCAGTCCGCTGATGAGAACAACCG TATGTGCAAGGTGTTGGAGAACCGTTCCCAGCAGGACGAGGAACGTATGGATCAGTTGAGCAACCAGCTGAAGGAAGCCCGTCTGCTCGCTGAAGACGCTGACGGTAAGTCCGATGAAGTGTCCCGCAAGCTGGCCTTCGTTGAAGACGAATTGGAAGTCGCTGAGGACCGTGTGAAGTCCGGAGAAGCCAAGATCATGGAGTTGGAAGAAGAATTGAAG GTCGTTGGTAACTCGCTCAAATCCCTGGAAGTCTCCGAGGATAAGGCCAACCAGAGAGTCGAAGAATTCAAGCGTCAGCTGAAGACCCTCACCATCAAGCTGAAGGAGGCTGAAACTCGTGCCGAGAACGCCGAGAAGAACGTCAAGAAGCTCCAGAAGGAAGTCGACAGACTAGAAG ACAAATTGATGAACGAGAAGGAGAAGTACAAGGCGATCTGCGACGACCTGGACTCCACCTTCGCCGAACTTACTGGATactaa